The Armatimonadota bacterium region CGGACCAGACGAACACACCGAGGCACCTGTTTGCCGAACGCGGACATACGGTTGTGCTGGCATTCTATCCGGCCGACGATACACCTGGTTGAACGGCCGAAGCGTGTTCCCTGAGGGATCACATGGCCGATTATCTGAAGGCCGGAGCGGTGGTGTGGGGAATCA contains the following coding sequences:
- a CDS encoding redoxin domain-containing protein, with product MVVSCVFAGAQQKPADPELKVGDMAPDFTLPDQTNTPRHLFAERGHTVVLAFYPADDTPG